The following proteins are encoded in a genomic region of Candidatus Dormiibacterota bacterium:
- the greA gene encoding transcription elongation factor GreA, translating into MAVHPDIPITAEGRKALEEELDQLVRVKRPAVVALIAQTREQGDLRENAGYHQAREDQSIMEGRIAEIEETLRRAVIIDVPRNAKVVELGCTVTVHDEFGETTLQLVGPTETDPAAGRISAGSPVGKALLGHRAGDRVKLNTPGGAREIEILTVTGRS; encoded by the coding sequence TTGGCCGTCCACCCCGACATCCCCATCACCGCCGAGGGGCGGAAGGCGCTCGAGGAGGAGCTCGACCAGCTCGTCCGGGTGAAGCGCCCCGCGGTGGTCGCGCTCATCGCCCAGACCCGCGAGCAGGGCGACCTGCGCGAGAACGCCGGGTACCACCAGGCCCGCGAGGACCAGAGCATCATGGAGGGCCGCATCGCCGAGATCGAGGAGACGCTGCGCCGCGCCGTGATCATCGACGTCCCCAGGAACGCCAAGGTGGTCGAGCTGGGATGCACGGTGACCGTGCACGACGAGTTCGGCGAGACCACCCTCCAGCTGGTCGGCCCCACCGAGACCGATCCCGCCGCCGGCCGCATCTCGGCGGGCTCGCCGGTGGGCAAGGCCCTGCTCGGCCACAGGGCCGGCGACAGGGTCAAGCTCAACACCCCCGGGGGCGCCCGCGAGATCGAGATCCTCACCGTCACCGGGCGCTCCTGA
- a CDS encoding VOC family protein, translating into MAVTGVHGLLYSSKPEELRDVLRDVLGWSHVDAGGGWLIFALPPAELAVHPDGTPHHEISLMCDDLDATVAELRAKGIAFRDDRGEQRWGLTITMLLPGDLPVLLYEPRHPTAI; encoded by the coding sequence GTGGCCGTCACCGGGGTCCACGGGCTGCTCTACAGCTCCAAGCCCGAGGAGCTGCGGGACGTGCTCCGGGACGTCCTGGGCTGGAGCCACGTCGACGCCGGCGGCGGCTGGCTGATCTTCGCCCTGCCCCCGGCGGAGCTCGCCGTCCACCCCGACGGGACCCCGCACCACGAGATCAGCCTGATGTGCGACGACCTCGACGCCACCGTGGCCGAGCTGCGTGCCAAGGGCATCGCCTTTCGCGACGATCGCGGGGAGCAGCGCTGGGGACTGACCATCACCATGCTGCTCCCCGGCGACCTCCCCGTCCTCCTCTACGAGCCCCGGCACCCCACCGCGATCTGA